One Synergistaceae bacterium DNA segment encodes these proteins:
- a CDS encoding D-cysteine desulfhydrase: MNLAKFPRRRYTPYKTPIEFLPNFTKALGAPNIYIKRD, translated from the coding sequence ATGAATTTAGCAAAATTTCCAAGAAGAAGATATACGCCATATAAAACTCCAATAGAATTCTTACCTAATTTTACCAAAGCATTAGGTGCACCTAATATTTATATCAAAAGAGAT